The Erythrobacter sp. HL-111 DNA segment GAAAGCGATCGAGACCGCGACCGGAGGCCTTTCGTCGGTGGAGCAGCGCGTCGAGGCGCTCGGCGGCCTGATGCTGACCGCCAAGGGGCACGGCGACGAGCTGACGAACCGCCTGGCCGGGACCAGGGACGAGATCGAGGCGACCGACGGCGCGCTCGACCGGCTCGCGGCGCGACTGGCCGCACAAGCGGAGGAAACCCTTGCCCGGCTGGGCGGCCTGCGCGGCGGGTTCGAACGGCTCGTCGAGGAAAGCGACCGGCTCGGCGGCGAGACGCAGGACCGCCTGCGCACGGCGCTCGAGGAACTGCGCGCGGCGACCGAGGCCGCCTTCCGCACGATCGACGAAGGCGCGCGCGAGCGGCTGGCGAAACTCGGCGGGGAAATGGGCGAACAGGCGGTCGAGGCGCTCGAACGCTCGCTTCGCAGCGAGAGCGCAGCGACGATCGGCAAGATCGAACAGGCCGCTGCCCATGCCTCCGGCGTCGGGCGCGAGGCGGCGGCGCAGCTGCGCGACCAGCTCGCCCGCGTCAACGAACTCGCCGGCAATCTCGAACAGCGTGTCGCGCGCGCCCGCGAGATGGCCGAAGAGAAGGTCAGCAATGATTTCGCCCGGCGCATGGCGCTCATCACCGACAGTCTCAATTCGGCTTCGATCGATATCGCCTCGGCGCTTTCGACCGAGGTAACCGACACGGCATGGGACGCCTATCTCAAGGGCGATCGCGGCATCTTCACCCGCCGCGCGGTGCGGCTGCTGGACGGGAACGACGCCAAGGCTATCGCCGAGCTCTACCAGCGGGACGAGGATTTCAAGGCCGCGGTGTCGCGCTACATCCACGATTTCGAGGCCATGCTGCGCGCGATGCTTTCGACCCGCGACGGCAATGCGCTGGGCGTGACGGTGCTGGGATCGGACGCCGGCAAGCTCTACGTCGCGCTCGCCCAGGCGATCGAACGCTTCCGCGGCTAGCGCTGCAGGTCGGCCGGCGGTTCGGGCATCAGGTCGAGGTCCGCCGCGGTGATCCAACCCTGCTCGTAATTGAGGACATAGATGCCCGTCAGCACGGCGGCGAGCACCGTCGCGCGCAGGGCGAGCCGGCCGGGGCGGAAATTGACCGGCGCGCTCTCCGCCTGGCCGGGCACCTTGTCGACCCCCGCCTCGTCCGCGGTCCGCACGCCGAAGGGCAGCATCACGAAGGCGGTGGCGATCCAGACGAGGAAGTAGATCGCGAGGATCGAGGTCCATTGCATCGCGTTCAGGCCCCCGGCATCAGCACGCGGACCTGCGGGCGCTTGCCGGACCAGCGCTGCGCCGCGCGGCGGGCGGCGAGGCGCGCGGCCTCGTGGATCGCGGCCAGATCGCGCGCGTCCCTGCCCTTTAGCCTGCCGACCGCAGCGAGGATGTCCTGCTGCGCCTCGGCGACGAAATCGTCCATGTCCTCGTCGAGCGGCAGGCCGATCGCCTCGATCAGCGGGGTTTCGCCGGGAACGAGGACGACGATCACCACGCCTTCCTGTGCGATCCGGCGCCGCATGACGACCGCCTCGCCATCAGAGGGCGCGATGATGTCCCCGTCCAGCACGAGCCGCCCGTGGCGCACCTGCGCGAGGCGTCCGGGTTCGCCGGGGGCAAGGCGGACGATGTCGCCGTTCGACTGGAGCACGGCGCGCGGGATCCGGCATTGCTTCCCGAGCCGCACCTGTTCGGCCATGTGCTTCATCTCGCCGTGGACGGGGACGAGAACCTCCGGGCGCAGCCACGAATAGAGCGCCTCGAGTTCGGGCCGGCCCGGATGGCCCGAGACATGGATCAGGCTCTGCCGGTCGGTGACCATTTCGACCCCGCGCGCGGCGAGCTGGTTCTGGACCTTTCCGATCGCGATCTCGTTGCCCGGTATCTGGCGCGAGGAGAACAGCACGACGTCTCCGCTCGCGAGTTCGATCGGGTGGTTGCCTTCCGCGATCCGGGACAGAGCGGCGCGCGGTTCGCCCTGCCCGCCGGTGGCGAGGATCAGCACCTCACCGCGCGGCAGGCCCATCGCCGTGTCGAAATCGACCGTGTCCGGGAAGTCCTCGAGATAGCCGTTGTCCTGCGCGACCTCGATGATGCGGTCGAGCGAGCGGCCTGCGATGCATACCTGCCGCCCGGTCTCGCGCGCGACTTCGCCCAGGGTCTGGAGGCGGGCGACATTGCTGGCGAAGGTGGTGACGAGCACCCGCCTGCCCTTGTGCCGGGCGACTTCCTCCATCAGGGCCTTGTGCACCGCGCCTTCCGAGCCCGAGGGGTTCGGGTTGAAGACATTGGTGGAATCGCACACCAGCGCGAGCACGCCCTCGTCACCGATCGCGCGCAGTTCCTCCTGGGTGGTGGGCTCGCCGATGATCGGGTCCTCGTCGAGCTTCCAGTCGCCGGTGTGGAACACGCGCCCGTGCGGCGTGTCGATCAGCAGCGCGTTGCCCTCGGCGATGGAATGCGCGAGCGGGACATAGGTGACGGCGAAAGGCCCGAGCTCGATCCGCCCGTGGTCCTCCTCGATGATGTTGAGCTCGACCTCGCCCAGCAGGCCCGCTTCCTCCAGCTTGCGCGCGACGAGATCCGCGGTGAAGGGCGTCGCGTAGAGCGGCACGCCGAGATCGCCCGCGAAATAGGGGACGGCGCCGATATGGTCCTCGTGGGCATGGGTGAGCACGATGCCGAGGAGATCGCGGCGGCGGTCCTCGATGAATTCGAGATCGGCGAAGACAAGGTCGACGCCCGGGTATTCGCCGCCCGAGAAGGTCATGCCGAGATCGACCATCAACCACTTGCCATTGCAGCCGTAGAGGTTGACGTTCATCCCGATTTCGCCCGATCCGCCGAGCGCGAGGAAAAGCAGTTCGTCTTGCGGGGTGTAGTTCTTGTCCACGTTCTCTCCGGTTCCTCAGCCCTGCGCCGCCTGCCGGGCGAGTATTCCGAGGCCCTCGATCGTCAGGTCGGCATCGACATGGTCGAAGATCGAGGTCGCCTCGTCGAACAGGATGGCGAGGCCCCCGGTGGCGACGACCTTGGCCGGGCGGCCGATTTCGGCGCGCATCCGCTCGATGATCCCTTCCATCATCGCGACATAACCCCAGAAGACGCCGATCAGCATCTGGTCCTCGGTGTTGCGCCCGATCACGCTGGTGGTTTCGGGCGCGCGGATCGCGATGCGCGGCAGCTTCGCCGTCTTACCGACCAATGCGTCGAGCGACAGGTTGATCCCCGGCGCGATCGAGCCGCCCTTGTAGGTGCCGTTGAAGTCGATCGCCTCGAACTTGGTCGCGGTGCCGAAATCGACCACGATGAGATCGCCGCCATACTTGTGATGCGCGGCAAGGATGTTGAGCGCACGGTCCGCCCCCAGCGAGCTGGGCTGGTCGACATCGATCTCGAACCGCCAGCGCGCCGCGCCCTGCCCGGCGACGAGCGGAGTAATCCCGAAATATTTCTGGGCGAGGACGGTGAGGTTGTGGTCCGCGCGCGGGACGACGGAAGCGAAGATGATCCGGGTGATGTCGGAGCGTCCGATGCCCTCGATCTTGAGCAGCTGGAGCAGCCAGACCGCGTATTCGTCGCCGGTGCGGCGCGGATCGGTCGCGATACGCCAGCGCGCACGGACCTTCTGCGTTTCGCCGTCGCCCTCGAACAGGGCGAAGACGACATTGGTGTTCCCGACATCGGCGGCGAGCAGCATGGGTGTTCCGGCCTTTTCCTTAGTCCACGTCGCCCGCGCGAATGACACGTTCGGAGCCGTCCGCCAAGCGCAGACGCAGCGCCCCGTCGCCGGTCTCCAGCCCGGCGAAGCGGCCCTCGATCGGCTCGCCCTCGCCGTCGTGGACGCGCAGCGGTGCGCCGGGGGCGTGGATCGAGGCGGCGAGGAAGCGCTGGAGCGTCACGGAAAGCCCTTCGGCGCGCCATTCGGCGAGGCGCGCGGCGAAGGCCGCCGCGAGGCTGCGGGCGAAGGTTTCCACCTCCGGAACCGCCCCGTGATCGGCAAGCGCCGCGGTCCGGCGGTCCGGGAGGTCCGGCGCGCGGGCGAGGTTCACGCCGATCCCGACGATCACGCGATGCCGCACCATTTCGAGCAGGATGCCCGACAGCTTGCCCCCGTCGAGCAGCACGTCGTTGGGCCACTTGAGCGCGAGCCCTGCCCTCTCGCGCAAGGCCTCGGCGGCGGCATCGTGGACCGCCAGGGCGGCGACGAAGCTGAGCGAGGCGGGCGGCGGATCGCCCTCGAGGGGGAGGACGATGCTCGAGCCCATGAAATTGCCCGACCCGTCGAACCAGTGCCGCCCCTGCCGCCCGCGCCCGGCGCTCTGGCGGCGCGCGACGAGCCATTCGCCCTCACCCGGCGCACGGCCCGCGCGGACCGATGCGACGAGATCGGCGTTGGTCGATCCCGTCTCCTCGACGATGCGAAGGCTGGGCGCGCTGGTCAAACCGCGAAGAACAGCGAAGCCGCGGCCTTGTCGGCGAGATCGCTGAGCGACGGCGTCAACAGGTAGCCCAGCGGCGAAAGCAGCGCAGCGGTCAGGAACAGCAGCGCCCAGTGCCCGCCCCCGCTCTTGCCCGTGACGAGGCCGACCGGCTCGTCGAAGAACATCACCTTGACGAACTTGATGTAATAGAACGCGCCGATGACGCTCGCGGCGATGGCGATCGCGCCGAACGCGACGAGACCCGCATCGACCGTCGCCTGGAACACCACGAACTTGCTGTAGAAGCCGAGCAGCGGGGGAATCCCGGCGAGGCTGAACATGAAGATCAGCAGGCACCAGGCGATCGCGGGCTGCGTGACAGAAAGACCGCGAATGTCACCGAACGTTTCGTAGAGCCCGCCCTCCTCGCTCCTGAGCATCAGCAGCGCGACGAAGCTGCCGAGGCTCATCGCGACATAGATGAAGAGGTAAACCAGCATGGCCGATGCCCCCGCCTCGCTCGCGACCGCGAGGCCGAGCAGGATGAAGCCGACATTGTTGATCGAGGAATAGGCCAGCAGGCGCTTGAGGTTCTCCTGACCGATCGCGCCCAGCGCGCCGAAAATGATCGAGGCAAGCGCAGCGAACATGACGATCTGCTGCCAGGCGAGGACCTGGCCGCCGAACACGTCGAACACGACCCGCGCGGTGAGGCCGATCGCGGCGACCTTGGGCGCGGTCGAGAAGAACGCGGTCACCGGCGTCGGCGCGCCTTCGTAGACGTCGGGCGTCCACATATGGAACGGCACGGCCGAAATCTTGAAGGCCAGCCCGGCGAGCACGAAGGTCAGGCCGAACAGCGGGCCATAGGCAAGTTCGCCGATGAGGCCGGCGCGCACCGTGTCGAAACTGGTGCCGCCGGTGAACCCGTAAAGCAGGCTCATCCCGTAGAGCAGGATGCCCGAGGCGAGCGCGCCCAGGACGAAATACTTGAGCCCCGCCTCGCCCGAATGCGCGTTGCGCTTGAGGATCGCGGCAAGGACATAGGCCGACAGGCTGTTGAGTTCGAGCCCGAGATATAGCGACATGAAATCGTTCGCCGAGACCATGATGCTCATGCCGAGCACGGCGAAGATCACCAGCACCGGATATTCCGCACGCATCCCCCGGTCGAGACCGGCCGCCTCGCTGTCGAAGAAGCGCGGCGCGACCATCAGGCACGCGATCGCGGCGAGATAGATCAGCGCCTTGGCGAACAGCGCGAAGCTGTCGATCTTGAGAAGGCCGCCGAAAGCCAGCGTTTCGGGCCCGTCGATGCCGGTGTGAAGCCCCGGCACGAGCAGAAAGCCCGCCCCGAACAGGCCGGTCGCGGCAAGTATGGTGATGCTGCGCGCGGACTTGTCGCCCGCCCAGGCCGCCGCGAGCAGCAGGACGAGGCCGGTGCCGGTCAGCACCAGTTCGGGCGCGATCAGCGCGAAGCTTGCGGGAAAGTCCATCAATGTTCTCCCTCCCCGGCATGGGCGTCATGCGGCAGGGCATTGGCCGCCTCTGCCCGGGGGGGTCCTGCCGCGAGCCGGCTGTCGCTTTCCGGCCCGGTGGGCGCGATGCGCGCGTCGAGCGCGGCGATATCGGCGCGCATCGGGGCGATGAAGCTTTCGGGGTAGACGCCCATCCACAGCACCACGGCGACCACGGGAACCATCATTGCCCATTCGCGCGGCCTGAGGTCGCCCATGCGCGCGGCATCGTCGTTCTTCTGCACGCCGAATGCGACGCGGCGATAGAGGTAGAGCATGTAGGCAGCGCCGAGGATGATGCCGGTGGTGCAGACGAGCGCGGCCCAGGTCGATACCTGGTAGATTCCGGCCAGCGACAGGAACTCGCCGACGAAACCGCTCGTCCCCGGAAGGCCGATCGAGGCCATGGTGAAGAACAGGAAGAACATCGCGTAATAGGGCATGTTGATGGAAAGGCCGCCATAGCGGTCGATCTCGCGGGTATGCAGGCGGTCGTAGATCACGCCCACGCACAGGAACAGCGCGCCCGAGACGAGGCCGTGGCTGAGCATCAGCACCATCGCGCCTTCGAGCCCCTGCACGTTGAAGGCGAACAGGCCGACCATGACGATCGCCATGTGCGCGACGGAGGAATAGGCGATCAGTTTCTTCATGTCGTGCTGCACCAGCGCGACGAGCGAGGTGTAGATCACAGCCACCATCGCCAGCGCGAAGACGAGCCAGGCGAGGTCGGCGGAGGCTTCGGGAAACATCGGCAGGCTGAAGCGGATGAAGCCGTAGCCGCCGAGCTTGAGCAGGACGCCCGCGAGGATCACCGAACCTGCCGTCGGGGCCTGCACGTGGGCGTCGGGCAGCCAGGTGTGGAACGGCCACATCGGGACCTTGACCGCGAAGCTCGCGAAGAAGGCGAGCCACAGCCAGGTCTGCGCGCTGGCCGGGAAATCATAGGCCATCAGCGTCGGGATGTCGGACGTGCCGGCTTCCGCCACCATCCAGAACATCGCGATCAGCATCACGACCGAGCCGAGCAGGGTGTAGAGGAAGAACTTGTAGCTCGCGTAGATGCGGTTGTCCCCGCCCCAGACGCCGATGATGAGATACATCGGGATGAGGCTCGCCTCGAAGAAGATGTAGAACAGGAAGATGTCCTGCGCGGCGAAGACACCGATCATCAGCACTTCCATCAGCAGGAAGGCGCTCATGTATTCGCCCACCCGCT contains these protein-coding regions:
- the nuoN gene encoding NADH-quinone oxidoreductase subunit NuoN, producing the protein MDFPASFALIAPELVLTGTGLVLLLAAAWAGDKSARSITILAATGLFGAGFLLVPGLHTGIDGPETLAFGGLLKIDSFALFAKALIYLAAIACLMVAPRFFDSEAAGLDRGMRAEYPVLVIFAVLGMSIMVSANDFMSLYLGLELNSLSAYVLAAILKRNAHSGEAGLKYFVLGALASGILLYGMSLLYGFTGGTSFDTVRAGLIGELAYGPLFGLTFVLAGLAFKISAVPFHMWTPDVYEGAPTPVTAFFSTAPKVAAIGLTARVVFDVFGGQVLAWQQIVMFAALASIIFGALGAIGQENLKRLLAYSSINNVGFILLGLAVASEAGASAMLVYLFIYVAMSLGSFVALLMLRSEEGGLYETFGDIRGLSVTQPAIAWCLLIFMFSLAGIPPLLGFYSKFVVFQATVDAGLVAFGAIAIAASVIGAFYYIKFVKVMFFDEPVGLVTGKSGGGHWALLFLTAALLSPLGYLLTPSLSDLADKAAASLFFAV
- a CDS encoding NADH-quinone oxidoreductase subunit M, with the translated sequence MEGFPILTTMMLVPLVGAVLCLFTGASAARGIALAVTLVTLALGAVLWLNFDVGGAQWQFTERAELFDGFSYALGIDGIALMLIMLSVFLMPICILASWDSIAKRVGEYMSAFLLMEVLMIGVFAAQDIFLFYIFFEASLIPMYLIIGVWGGDNRIYASYKFFLYTLLGSVVMLIAMFWMVAEAGTSDIPTLMAYDFPASAQTWLWLAFFASFAVKVPMWPFHTWLPDAHVQAPTAGSVILAGVLLKLGGYGFIRFSLPMFPEASADLAWLVFALAMVAVIYTSLVALVQHDMKKLIAYSSVAHMAIVMVGLFAFNVQGLEGAMVLMLSHGLVSGALFLCVGVIYDRLHTREIDRYGGLSINMPYYAMFFLFFTMASIGLPGTSGFVGEFLSLAGIYQVSTWAALVCTTGIILGAAYMLYLYRRVAFGVQKNDDAARMGDLRPREWAMMVPVVAVVLWMGVYPESFIAPMRADIAALDARIAPTGPESDSRLAAGPPRAEAANALPHDAHAGEGEH
- a CDS encoding DUF1467 family protein → MQWTSILAIYFLVWIATAFVMLPFGVRTADEAGVDKVPGQAESAPVNFRPGRLALRATVLAAVLTGIYVLNYEQGWITAADLDLMPEPPADLQR
- a CDS encoding ribonuclease J; protein product: MDKNYTPQDELLFLALGGSGEIGMNVNLYGCNGKWLMVDLGMTFSGGEYPGVDLVFADLEFIEDRRRDLLGIVLTHAHEDHIGAVPYFAGDLGVPLYATPFTADLVARKLEEAGLLGEVELNIIEEDHGRIELGPFAVTYVPLAHSIAEGNALLIDTPHGRVFHTGDWKLDEDPIIGEPTTQEELRAIGDEGVLALVCDSTNVFNPNPSGSEGAVHKALMEEVARHKGRRVLVTTFASNVARLQTLGEVARETGRQVCIAGRSLDRIIEVAQDNGYLEDFPDTVDFDTAMGLPRGEVLILATGGQGEPRAALSRIAEGNHPIELASGDVVLFSSRQIPGNEIAIGKVQNQLAARGVEMVTDRQSLIHVSGHPGRPELEALYSWLRPEVLVPVHGEMKHMAEQVRLGKQCRIPRAVLQSNGDIVRLAPGEPGRLAQVRHGRLVLDGDIIAPSDGEAVVMRRRIAQEGVVIVVLVPGETPLIEAIGLPLDEDMDDFVAEAQQDILAAVGRLKGRDARDLAAIHEAARLAARRAAQRWSGKRPQVRVLMPGA
- a CDS encoding type III pantothenate kinase, which gives rise to MLLAADVGNTNVVFALFEGDGETQKVRARWRIATDPRRTGDEYAVWLLQLLKIEGIGRSDITRIIFASVVPRADHNLTVLAQKYFGITPLVAGQGAARWRFEIDVDQPSSLGADRALNILAAHHKYGGDLIVVDFGTATKFEAIDFNGTYKGGSIAPGINLSLDALVGKTAKLPRIAIRAPETTSVIGRNTEDQMLIGVFWGYVAMMEGIIERMRAEIGRPAKVVATGGLAILFDEATSIFDHVDADLTIEGLGILARQAAQG
- a CDS encoding biotin--[acetyl-CoA-carboxylase] ligase yields the protein MTSAPSLRIVEETGSTNADLVASVRAGRAPGEGEWLVARRQSAGRGRQGRHWFDGSGNFMGSSIVLPLEGDPPPASLSFVAALAVHDAAAEALRERAGLALKWPNDVLLDGGKLSGILLEMVRHRVIVGIGVNLARAPDLPDRRTAALADHGAVPEVETFARSLAAAFAARLAEWRAEGLSVTLQRFLAASIHAPGAPLRVHDGEGEPIEGRFAGLETGDGALRLRLADGSERVIRAGDVD